A section of the Roseivirga sp. BDSF3-8 genome encodes:
- a CDS encoding alpha/beta hydrolase, producing MRKNTYSRFLQNGLLQVCHFLLSVSGLLCLSTTVLLAQQHSKVTGSEYSAGEINGYWRYLPQGYNQSGETFPLIVYLHGNSGRGNGTSAGLDIMLETGLTRVIHKGSDLTFTVNAKEWQFLALSPQKNRSDANWNSQDIAAFISYAVETYRVNPSRVYLVGYSMGGRGVYEFLADTERRDQAPPLAAVAVLAGSYSEQDACLIASADLPLLHYHSIHDNTATVTYSSAQTLIEKINNCQPAFSPQLVSLDMNRQGTPIDHDATDTISFNPANSSADLPNLYRWFLRYTRGDNGVEVGNLPPHVYAGEDLDVELPLDSLVLAGSVSDEDGSITSYLWKQLSGPAGPTLTNYNSPEVIIKNLRPGDYVFQLTAIDDKNDRNSDEIAIHVEGVVSGLDDAIDIDLEVFPNPFTEYLIIKVNTANIRPGDLHLSCTDAAGRSYPVKSAVRSASASGIELKVSPRVTEGFYLVTITSQHFQRTFRLLKE from the coding sequence ATGAGAAAAAACACTTATTCTCGTTTTCTGCAAAACGGCCTTTTACAGGTCTGCCATTTTTTACTATCTGTATCAGGCTTGCTATGCCTGTCCACCACTGTACTACTGGCGCAACAACATAGCAAAGTGACAGGTAGCGAATACAGTGCCGGTGAAATTAACGGATACTGGCGCTACCTACCGCAAGGATACAATCAGTCAGGAGAAACCTTTCCCCTCATAGTATACCTCCATGGCAATAGCGGAAGAGGCAATGGTACCAGTGCCGGCCTCGATATCATGCTCGAAACCGGCCTGACCAGGGTCATCCACAAGGGAAGCGACCTTACCTTTACAGTGAATGCGAAAGAGTGGCAGTTTCTGGCACTTTCACCACAAAAGAACCGGTCAGATGCCAACTGGAACAGCCAGGACATTGCCGCATTTATCAGCTATGCGGTAGAAACCTATCGGGTCAACCCTTCAAGAGTTTACCTCGTAGGCTACAGCATGGGAGGCCGTGGCGTATACGAGTTTCTGGCAGATACAGAAAGGCGTGACCAAGCACCCCCCCTGGCCGCAGTCGCAGTTCTCGCAGGCTCATACAGTGAGCAGGATGCCTGCCTCATTGCTTCTGCAGACCTTCCCCTCCTTCATTATCATTCCATACATGACAATACCGCTACCGTTACCTACAGCTCAGCCCAGACCCTTATTGAAAAGATTAATAATTGCCAGCCGGCCTTCTCACCCCAGCTCGTCAGCCTGGATATGAACAGGCAAGGCACACCCATAGATCACGATGCCACTGACACCATCAGTTTTAATCCCGCTAACAGTTCCGCCGATCTGCCTAATCTTTATCGCTGGTTTCTCAGGTATACACGCGGAGATAATGGCGTGGAAGTGGGTAACCTGCCTCCTCACGTCTATGCCGGTGAGGATTTAGATGTGGAACTGCCCCTGGACTCCCTGGTCCTTGCAGGAAGCGTGTCAGATGAAGATGGCAGCATTACCTCCTATTTGTGGAAACAGCTTAGCGGCCCTGCCGGCCCCACACTCACCAACTATAATAGTCCTGAGGTAATCATTAAGAACCTCAGACCTGGCGATTATGTATTTCAGCTAACCGCTATTGACGACAAAAACGACCGGAATAGCGATGAGATAGCCATTCATGTAGAAGGAGTCGTAAGTGGTCTCGACGATGCTATTGATATTGACCTGGAGGTATTTCCTAATCCCTTTACAGAGTATCTGATTATTAAGGTAAATACCGCTAATATCAGGCCCGGAGACCTTCACCTAAGCTGTACCGATGCAGCCGGCAGGTCCTATCCTGTGAAATCTGCAGTACGCTCAGCTTCAGCCTCTGGCATAGAGCTGAAAGTATCACCCCGGGTAACTGAAGGCTTTTATCTGGTCACCATCACATCACAACACTTTCAAAGAACCTTCCGCTTGCTAAAAGAATAA
- a CDS encoding pinensin family lanthipeptide — MKNEKLSLDGIKVKSFQTSLNYQKSQTIRGGYNGDNSECRTLCRLGCESAAESGCTSCGDTGGGGGGTAYYECGTQERITCLVPCD, encoded by the coding sequence ATGAAGAATGAAAAACTAAGCCTGGATGGTATAAAGGTGAAAAGCTTTCAAACCTCTCTTAACTACCAAAAATCGCAAACGATAAGGGGTGGGTATAATGGCGATAACAGTGAATGCCGCACTTTGTGCAGGCTGGGCTGCGAATCGGCTGCTGAGTCTGGTTGTACGAGCTGTGGCGATACGGGCGGAGGAGGAGGTGGTACGGCGTACTACGAATGTGGTACGCAGGAGAGAATTACCTGTCTGGTACCTTGTGACTAA
- a CDS encoding cysteine desulfurase family protein translates to MKQYMGDNGIFLDHNVTTPTDKRVVEAMLPYFTEKFATIHSQHSLGKASAKGVKEAGGHIAKLIGCAHFELTYTSGGTEAANMAMKGLEMEYGDQGFEILTTRGEHQVIRDLCHYLQQLGCEIRYLPTDKGGMILTEAIDDHLNSNTLMVAIGMVNGETGAIQPIETLGEKVRAKNAVVSQGMPHIAAPVLFVDGSQAVGRIPVDVVGQRIDMMSFTAHKFYGPMGVGALYMRTLKPRRVKITQQTHGGMFQRAMRSGNLNVPGIVGMGEGARIARAEMDEENSRLQKLRDTFEDKLTRLPGVSIAVKPEHRVPHLTSIRFEDAPTSTLNGHLKRVQASIYSSFASRTDEGSVVLRRLGFTIKEARETMRFSLGRFTTEQELDEAVKDIEQALLTTRQAETAAHSGA, encoded by the coding sequence ATGAAACAGTATATGGGCGATAACGGAATTTTCCTGGATCATAATGTAACAACCCCAACGGATAAGAGGGTGGTGGAAGCCATGCTTCCATACTTCACTGAGAAATTTGCCACTATACACAGCCAGCACTCTCTCGGCAAAGCTTCTGCTAAGGGCGTAAAGGAAGCGGGGGGACATATTGCAAAACTGATTGGCTGCGCTCACTTTGAGCTCACGTATACCTCGGGTGGCACAGAAGCTGCGAATATGGCTATGAAAGGGCTTGAGATGGAGTATGGTGACCAGGGTTTTGAAATCCTTACCACCCGTGGAGAACACCAGGTAATCCGCGACTTGTGTCATTATCTGCAGCAATTAGGGTGTGAAATCCGCTACCTGCCTACTGATAAAGGTGGTATGATACTAACGGAGGCCATAGACGATCACCTGAACAGTAATACACTGATGGTGGCGATAGGAATGGTAAACGGCGAAACGGGTGCCATACAGCCTATAGAGACCTTGGGTGAAAAGGTACGGGCAAAAAATGCCGTGGTGAGCCAGGGTATGCCTCATATAGCGGCACCGGTATTATTTGTGGACGGATCTCAGGCAGTGGGTCGCATACCTGTGGATGTGGTAGGCCAACGAATAGATATGATGTCATTCACTGCGCACAAGTTTTATGGTCCTATGGGTGTGGGTGCTCTGTATATGCGTACGCTGAAACCGAGGCGTGTAAAAATCACCCAGCAGACACACGGGGGCATGTTTCAGCGGGCTATGCGCAGCGGTAACCTGAATGTACCTGGTATAGTAGGCATGGGAGAGGGGGCCAGAATAGCACGGGCTGAAATGGATGAGGAAAACAGCCGATTACAAAAACTGCGTGATACGTTTGAGGATAAACTGACAAGGCTACCGGGTGTCTCTATAGCTGTAAAACCGGAGCACCGTGTTCCTCATTTGACCTCAATACGTTTTGAAGATGCGCCAACATCCACTCTGAATGGTCACTTAAAGCGTGTACAGGCCAGTATTTATTCATCATTTGCCAGCCGGACGGATGAGGGTAGTGTGGTGCTTCGCCGATTAGGGTTTACGATAAAGGAAGCCAGGGAGACGATGCGCTTTTCACTTGGCCGATTCACTACGGAGCAGGAGCTGGATGAGGCTGTGAAGGATATTGAGCAGGCCCTGCTTACTACGCGGCAGGCAGAAACAGCAGCACATTCCGGCGCCTAA